The Helicobacter pylori genome includes a window with the following:
- a CDS encoding ATP-dependent Clp protease adaptor ClpS translates to MKMYNIPTPTMVQVIMVDDPITTAEFVISALRDFFDKSLEEAQALTSSIHRDGEGVCGVYPYDIARHRAAWVRDKARELDLPLKLLVEEIR, encoded by the coding sequence ATGAAAATGTATAACATACCCACCCCCACCATGGTGCAAGTGATCATGGTTGATGACCCCATTACGACAGCGGAATTTGTGATCTCTGCTTTGAGGGATTTTTTTGACAAGTCTTTAGAAGAGGCTCAAGCTCTCACATCAAGCATCCATCGTGATGGCGAGGGGGTTTGTGGCGTCTATCCTTATGATATTGCCAGGCATAGGGCAGCATGGGTTAGGGACAAAGCCAGAGAGCTAGATCTCCCTTTAAAATTATTGGTAGAAGAGATAAGATAA